A window of Candidatus Niyogibacteria bacterium contains these coding sequences:
- a CDS encoding Gfo/Idh/MocA family oxidoreductase encodes MIRVKIYGAGSIGNHLAYACRQKNWDVSVVDRDTQALKRMKEEIYSSRYGAWDSEIKLFTLQDQPRRKFDAIFIGTPPDTHLAIAIDVLKQEAPRVLQIEKPLCSPTLEGLAEFMRETRHHSDTAIIVGFNHLLAENTELLNLFIHKRNLGSLVSIDAEIRSSWKNIFLAHPWLAGPEDTYLGYWKRGGGAGGEHCHALNLWQYFAHQCGRGKVTEVSGTFEYIHNEKIYYDRLCFLTLKTDSGMVGRVAQDVVAQQKSKVARLWFERGIAEWHNDATKTTDQIIFQAYGKGREEIVIKKKRIDEFFREVVHINRLLDGTEKIENSPVRLERGIDTMLVLAAGHKSYANRKVVAVDYSIYSLL; translated from the coding sequence ATGATTCGCGTAAAAATTTATGGCGCCGGATCAATCGGCAACCATTTAGCTTATGCTTGTCGCCAAAAAAATTGGGATGTTTCAGTGGTAGATAGGGATACGCAGGCGCTGAAGCGCATGAAGGAAGAAATCTATTCTTCGCGTTATGGAGCATGGGATTCAGAGATAAAACTTTTTACTCTTCAAGATCAGCCTCGACGAAAATTTGACGCAATTTTTATCGGTACCCCGCCGGATACTCATCTGGCAATTGCTATTGATGTGTTGAAGCAGGAAGCCCCGCGTGTATTACAAATTGAAAAGCCATTATGTTCTCCGACCCTTGAGGGTCTTGCGGAATTTATGCGGGAAACAAGGCATCATAGCGATACCGCGATCATTGTTGGCTTCAATCATCTTTTGGCAGAAAATACAGAGCTACTAAATTTATTTATCCATAAAAGAAATCTTGGTTCACTTGTGTCAATCGATGCGGAGATCAGAAGCAGTTGGAAAAATATTTTTCTTGCGCATCCATGGCTTGCTGGCCCGGAAGACACATATCTTGGCTATTGGAAACGCGGAGGGGGCGCAGGCGGAGAACATTGCCACGCGTTAAATCTTTGGCAATATTTTGCTCATCAGTGCGGGCGCGGCAAGGTTACCGAAGTAAGCGGCACATTTGAATACATACACAATGAGAAAATTTATTACGATCGCCTTTGTTTTTTAACATTAAAAACAGACAGCGGGATGGTCGGACGAGTAGCGCAAGATGTGGTCGCTCAGCAAAAAAGCAAGGTTGCGCGCCTTTGGTTTGAACGGGGCATTGCGGAATGGCATAATGATGCAACCAAAACCACTGATCAGATTATTTTTCAGGCTTATGGAAAAGGCCGCGAAGAGATTGTGATTAAAAAAAAACGGATTGATGAATTTTTTCGAGAGGTTGTCCATATCAATCGTCTATTAGACGGAACAGAAAAGATCGAGAATTCTCCTGTCCGTTTAGAACGCGGCATAGACACAATGCTGGTTTTGGCAGCCGGCCATAAATCATACGCTAATCGTAAGGTTGTGGCGGTTGATTATAGTATTTATTCTCTTCTTTAA